TATCTATAGAAGCCACGGTTTGATCCTCCTTCTAAAGTAGAGTCGCGTCACTTTAGTAGAAATCATACCGTGGCTTCCCTTGTCAAGAAGCTCGGCGCAATTTTACACCACTACTTGAGACTATAACGATCGCCTGTTTGTTGTTCAGCGTTCTGGCCTTGGCCGCTTGCGCGCAAAAAGAGATTATCGATAAGATCACCATGCCGATCGTTCAGGGCTACGACAAAGCCGAACCCCATCAAATCGAATTGACGGTGGCGGCTCCCGTATTTCATGCCGATCGATCCGTCTCGGACAAAATCTATTCGTCGGTCAGCCATACCGTCAAAAACGCCAGGGAACAGATGCGGTCCGAAATCCGAAAACCGTTTTCCATCGGGAAGCTGTCCGTTACGCTTTATAGCAAAGACTTGGCCAAAGACGGCCTGGAATGGCTTTTGGACCCGCTTATGCGTGACGCCCGGATTTCGAACAAAAGTTATTTGGCGATTGTCGACGGAAAAGTAAAAGAGTTGCTGGAGTCCAAATTCAGCCTGGAAGAAGAAAAAGGCGTATTTCTAAAGGAACTGATCGACGGCAAAATACAAGTCGGGCATCTCCCGAGAACCAACCTGCATAAATTCGAGTATTTGCTGTACGGCAAAGGCATGGACCCGTATTTGCCGATCCTGAAACTTCAGGACGACACGGTCGGCATATCCGGTTTGGCTCTGTTCAAGCACGATAAATATGTAACTTCGATTAATCTGGACCAGATGCGCGTATTCCGGCTGCTCCGCGAAAACGTCAATCACGGCACCTACGAAGTCAAGCTGGATCAAAATCAGTACGCGATAGTGGAAAACCAAAGCTCAAAGGTTCGTTACCGAGTCGGCGGCACGGCCGACAAACCTGAAGTGACGATCAATCTGGCGCTGAAGGGAGCCGTTACGGAATACTCGGGGGTCCGGTTAACGGAACGGGACCTGCGGAATATCGAGACGGGGCTGGAGAAGCAAATCGCCGATACGGGGAAAATGTTGTTGCACACCTTTCAAAAACGGGGAATAGATCCGTTCGGCATAGGCGACCGCGTCCGGAGCAAAACGCGAAATTGGGAGGAGGAGGCTTGGGAAGGGCAATACCCGGACACGCCCATCGCGTTAAACGTCGAGGTCAAGGTGGTGGAGAGCGGAGTATCCAGACATTAAAGTATTCCAAACGGCCGCGTCGTAATGTTAGAATAAATAAAATCCGATGAGTTACGACTCACCCCATACGATCGCATGGATGCATCTGGAGGTAGCCTATGGAGCTTTTGGACGTATTTAAAGCCTTGTCCAATGAAACGAGATTGCTGATTATGCAGTGGTTAAAAGAGCCGGAGACGCATTTTCCAAAACCGCACAGCGGAGATATCCACGAAGACGGAGTCTGCGTGAGCGACATCCATAAAAAAGTGGGACTGTCGCAATCGACCGTGTCCCTATACTTGTCCATGCTCCAGAACGCCGGATTAATAAAGGCGAAGCGCATTGGGCAATATACGTATTATAAAAGGGACGAGGAAAATATCCGAAAAATGATGGAGCTGCTGTCCCGGGAATTGTAAATCGCTTCTTCCCCGACCGCTTTTTTGGTCTTGCGCGAGCCCGATTTTTCGTTTATTATATCGATAATTATAGATATCTATTAATATGGATATGGAGGGGCGAAGATGAACAAATTTGCCAACCATAAAGGGTACTCGCGTATGTTCAAAGAAGACCATCTGACTCTCGGATTGTTCTTTCCTCTGGAGGCCTACTCGGGCAGCATTCCGGAGATGGACATAGAAAAGCAGGTTAAACTGGCCAAACGGGCCGAAGAGCTTAATTTTGCCGCCTTGTTCGTCCGGGATGTTCCGCTGCATGACCCGAACTTCGGCGATGTGGGCCAAATTTACGATCCCTGGGCCTATCTGGGCTATATCGCCGCTCATACGAAAAACATCGCGCTGGGCACCGCAAGCATTATTCTGACGTTGCGGCACCCGCTGCATATCGCCAAAGCGGCCGCTTCCATCGATCACCTGTCGAGCGAACGTCTCGTTCTCGGAGTG
This genomic window from Paenibacillus thermoaerophilus contains:
- a CDS encoding Ger(x)C family spore germination protein, whose amino-acid sequence is MACLLFSVLALAACAQKEIIDKITMPIVQGYDKAEPHQIELTVAAPVFHADRSVSDKIYSSVSHTVKNAREQMRSEIRKPFSIGKLSVTLYSKDLAKDGLEWLLDPLMRDARISNKSYLAIVDGKVKELLESKFSLEEEKGVFLKELIDGKIQVGHLPRTNLHKFEYLLYGKGMDPYLPILKLQDDTVGISGLALFKHDKYVTSINLDQMRVFRLLRENVNHGTYEVKLDQNQYAIVENQSSKVRYRVGGTADKPEVTINLALKGAVTEYSGVRLTERDLRNIETGLEKQIADTGKMLLHTFQKRGIDPFGIGDRVRSKTRNWEEEAWEGQYPDTPIALNVEVKVVESGVSRH
- a CDS encoding ArsR/SmtB family transcription factor, with the translated sequence MELLDVFKALSNETRLLIMQWLKEPETHFPKPHSGDIHEDGVCVSDIHKKVGLSQSTVSLYLSMLQNAGLIKAKRIGQYTYYKRDEENIRKMMELLSREL